The Flavobacterium jumunjinense genome includes a region encoding these proteins:
- a CDS encoding GH92 family glycosyl hydrolase: MRNFLLSLLFIANYSFAQDYSKHVNPFIGTGGHGHTFPGATTPYGMVQLSPDTRIDGSWDGCSGYHYSDNLIYGFSHTHLNGTGVSDYGDIMLMPTIGEPSFDNKVYSSTFSHDNEKASAGFYSVKLDKHNIDVRLTTSTRVGFHEYTFNKTGQANIILDLNHRDKLLEGRIRVIDDKTVEVLRRSEAWATNQYVYARIEFNVSIDKVLASKISKGHGEAVETKGMVFSKQVKKGEKILVKVSLSPTSYEGAKLNSSEIKHWDFEKVKKDTEALWNKELSKIEVTSSDKDKLAIFYTALYHTMMQPNIAQDLDGKYRGRDNEIHTAEGFDYYTVFSLWDTFRAAHPLYTLIDKKRTSDYINTFIKQYEQGGRLPVWELASNETDCMIGYHSVSVIADAMVKGIQGFDYEKAFEASKASAMRDVLGLEAYKKNGFISIDDDHESVSKTVEYAYDDWCIAQMAAILENHEDYQYFMKRSQNWKNLFDWETGFIRPKKNGGWEKPFDPKEVNNNFTEGNAWQYTFFVPQDIKGMIEAYGGPEKFEAKLDEMFNSESKTTGREQVDVTGLIGQYAHGNEPSHHMAYLYDYIGKPEKTNEKVKYILDNFYKNTPDGLIGNEDCGQMSAWYVLSSMGMYQVTPAGNSWNKTKPYFEKIKLNLENNTSKSILIGSEIKSIEYFDSVATEILAYAADPTITQVPVIQAKSKSFKNELPINFKAWNKNAKIFYSINNSKFELFEKEILLKESANIRFYLYENQYNISDTISAQFFKKPNDYTIEIKSKFNSQYHAGGAEGLIDGIYGNENWRKGEWQGYQSQDFEAVIDLNESKKIKNISANFLQDTRSWILMPIKVEFYISEDNVTFKKVATIDNSVDPKEYNTVIKGFSSDIDAKGRFVKIKAYNFGKLPEWHQGYPSNGDAFIFIDEITVK, translated from the coding sequence ATGAGGAATTTTCTTTTATCACTACTTTTTATCGCAAATTATTCATTTGCACAAGACTATTCAAAACACGTAAACCCTTTTATCGGAACTGGTGGGCACGGTCATACTTTTCCAGGAGCAACAACACCTTATGGAATGGTTCAATTATCTCCAGACACACGAATTGATGGAAGTTGGGATGGTTGTTCTGGGTATCATTATTCGGATAATTTGATTTATGGCTTTTCTCATACACATCTAAATGGAACAGGTGTTTCAGATTATGGCGACATTATGTTAATGCCAACTATTGGAGAGCCTTCATTCGATAATAAAGTTTATTCTTCTACATTTTCTCATGATAATGAAAAAGCATCAGCAGGATTTTATAGCGTAAAATTAGATAAACACAATATTGATGTGCGATTAACCACTTCAACACGAGTGGGTTTTCATGAATATACTTTCAATAAAACAGGTCAAGCTAATATTATTTTGGATTTAAACCATCGTGATAAGTTATTGGAAGGAAGAATTCGTGTTATTGATGATAAAACGGTTGAGGTTTTACGAAGAAGCGAAGCTTGGGCGACCAATCAGTATGTATATGCACGAATTGAGTTTAATGTTTCTATTGATAAAGTTTTAGCAAGTAAAATATCAAAGGGACATGGTGAGGCAGTTGAAACAAAAGGCATGGTGTTTTCTAAACAAGTTAAAAAAGGAGAAAAAATACTGGTAAAAGTATCGCTTTCTCCAACGAGTTATGAAGGAGCTAAATTGAACAGTTCCGAAATCAAACATTGGGATTTTGAAAAAGTAAAAAAAGATACTGAAGCTTTATGGAACAAAGAACTATCTAAGATTGAAGTAACTTCTAGTGATAAAGATAAGTTAGCGATTTTTTACACCGCTTTATATCATACAATGATGCAACCAAATATAGCTCAAGATTTAGATGGAAAATATAGAGGTAGAGATAATGAAATTCACACAGCTGAAGGATTTGATTATTATACCGTTTTTTCGCTTTGGGATACTTTTCGAGCGGCACATCCATTATATACTCTAATTGATAAAAAACGAACGTCAGATTACATTAATACTTTCATCAAACAATACGAACAAGGCGGAAGATTGCCGGTTTGGGAATTAGCTTCTAATGAAACCGATTGTATGATTGGCTATCATTCGGTTTCTGTAATTGCTGATGCTATGGTAAAAGGAATTCAAGGCTTTGATTATGAGAAAGCATTCGAGGCCAGTAAAGCTTCTGCCATGAGAGATGTTTTAGGTTTAGAAGCTTATAAAAAAAATGGCTTCATTTCGATTGATGATGATCATGAAAGTGTTTCTAAAACAGTAGAATATGCTTATGACGATTGGTGTATTGCACAAATGGCTGCTATTTTAGAAAATCATGAAGACTATCAATATTTCATGAAGCGTTCTCAAAATTGGAAGAATTTATTCGATTGGGAAACGGGTTTCATCAGACCAAAGAAAAATGGTGGTTGGGAAAAACCTTTCGACCCAAAAGAAGTCAATAACAACTTTACCGAAGGCAATGCTTGGCAATACACGTTTTTCGTGCCACAAGATATTAAAGGGATGATTGAAGCTTATGGTGGGCCAGAAAAATTTGAAGCCAAATTAGACGAAATGTTCAACAGTGAAAGTAAAACTACAGGTCGTGAACAAGTAGATGTAACAGGTCTAATTGGACAATATGCACATGGAAATGAACCGAGTCATCATATGGCTTATTTGTATGATTACATCGGTAAACCAGAAAAAACAAATGAAAAAGTAAAATACATCTTGGATAATTTCTACAAAAACACACCAGATGGTTTAATAGGTAATGAAGATTGCGGACAAATGAGTGCTTGGTATGTGTTGAGTTCAATGGGAATGTATCAAGTAACTCCTGCTGGAAATTCTTGGAATAAGACCAAACCCTATTTTGAAAAAATTAAACTTAACTTAGAAAATAATACTTCAAAATCTATTTTGATAGGTTCAGAAATTAAAAGTATCGAATATTTCGATTCAGTAGCCACAGAAATATTGGCATATGCAGCTGATCCAACTATTACTCAAGTGCCAGTAATTCAAGCAAAAAGTAAATCCTTTAAGAATGAATTACCAATTAATTTTAAAGCTTGGAATAAAAATGCGAAAATATTTTATAGTATTAATAATTCAAAATTTGAATTATTTGAAAAAGAGATATTGTTAAAAGAATCAGCAAATATTCGTTTTTATTTATATGAAAATCAATATAATATCAGTGACACCATTTCCGCACAATTCTTCAAAAAACCAAATGACTACACTATTGAGATTAAATCGAAATTCAATTCACAATACCATGCAGGTGGAGCAGAAGGTTTAATAGACGGAATTTATGGTAATGAAAATTGGCGAAAAGGAGAATGGCAAGGTTATCAATCTCAAGATTTTGAAGCGGTTATAGATCTGAATGAAAGTAAAAAGATTAAAAATATAAGTGCAAATTTTCTGCAAGACACGCGCTCTTGGATTTTAATGCCAATAAAAGTTGAATTTTATATTTCTGAAGATAATGTGACATTTAAAAAAGTAGCAACGATAGATAATAGTGTAGATCCAAAAGAATATAATACGGTTATTAAGGGGTTTTCTAGCGATATAGACGCAAAGGGGCGTTTTGTAAAAATAAAAGCATACAACTTTGGAAAATTACCTGAATGGCATCAAGGCTATCCTTCTAATGGAGATGCTTTTATCTTTATTGACGAAATAACGGTGAAATAA